Within the Candidatus Delongbacteria bacterium genome, the region CGCGCTGGTCTACGACCGCGACTTGAGCTACGTCTGGGTGGCCGGCGACAGCAGCGCCGTCCGGCGGCAGGTGGAACGCGGCTACGAGGACGAGGAGCGGCTGGAGGTGCGCCAGGGCCTGCAGGCCGGCGAAGCCCTGGTGGTGGTGGGACAGAGCGCGCTCAAGCCGGGCTCGCCCATCCGCGTGGTGCGCCGGGACGGCCGCGACCTGCCCCAGCCCGCGGACAGCGTGAAGGCCGGCTCCCGGCCGCAGAAGTAGTTCGCCACCGCCAGCCCAGGAAGTTCCATGTCGCCACTCCCCGAACCCGCCGATCCACTTCAGCGCCACGGTTTCGTGGCCTTCATTACCAGCCGGCCCGTGGCCGTGACCATGCTGGTGCTGGCCGTGATGGTCTTCGGTCTGATCTCAATGCAGCGCCTGCCCCTGACGCTGATGCCCGACATCAGCTACCCCAGCATCACCCTGCGCACGGTCTGGGAGGGCGCCGCCCCGGAAGAGGTGGAGCAGTTTATCTCGCGGCCGATCGAGCAGGCCATGGGCGTGGTGGCGGGCAAAGTCTCCATCTCCAGCCTCTCCCGCGCCGGCCAGTCCGACGTGGTGGTGGAGTTCGGCTGGGACAACGACATGGACCTCTCCATCCAGGACCTGCGCGAGAAACTGGAGACCGTCCGCCTGCCCGATGACGCGGAGCGCCCGCTGATCCTGCGCTACGATCCCGCGCTGGATCCCGTCCTGCGCGTGGGCCTGACCTGGCAAGACGGCGCGGGTGACGAGTCCGCCCTGCGCAGCCTGCGCCTGCTGGGCGAGGAACGGGTCAAGCTCGAGCTGGAGAAGCTGCCCGGCGTGGCCGCCGTCAAGGTCAAGGGCGGCCTGGAGGAGGAGATCCGCGTCGAGCTGGACGAGGCCGAACTGAGCCTGCGCGGGCTGGACATCCAGTCCATCTCCCGCCAGCTGGCCTCGGAGAACGTCAACCTGGCGGGCGGCAATTTGAAGGAGGGCCGCTCGGAGTACGTGGTGCGCGTGCTGTCTGAATTCAAGAGCCTGGCGGAGATCGCGGACACGCGCCTGCGCACGGCGGACGGCGCGTTCATCACCCTGGGCGACATCGCCACCATCCGGCGCACGGGGCGCGACGCCGAGACCCTGACCCGGGTGGAGGGCCGCCCGGCGGTTGAGATCGAGATCCACAAGGAGGCCGACGCCAACGTGGTGCGAGTGGCGGCCAGCCTGCGCAAGCGCCTGTTCGGCCAGGACAAACCCGGGACGGCCGGGCTCCCGGCGGATTCCAGCCAGGCGGCGGCCGCCGAGAAGAGCTCCGGTCGCCCCGGCAAGGGCGGCCCGCCCCAACCCATGGGCCCGGAGCCGCTGGCCAAGCAGCTGGGCGGCCAGGGCGTGGCGCTCTCCCTGTTGGCGGATCAGAGCACGTTCATCCAGGGCAGCCTGGACGAACTGCGCTCCAACGCCGTGCAGGGCGGTCTGCTGGCCGTGCTGATCCTCTTCCTCTTCCTGCGCAGCGTGGGGCCCACGCTGATCGTGGCGCTGACCATCCCGCTCTCCATCGTGGCGACCTTCGGTCCCATGCAGCTCAGCTCGCTCTCGCTCAACGTGATGAGCCTGGGCGGCCTGGCCCTGGGCATCGGCATGCTGGTGGACAACGCCATCGTGGTGCTGGAATCCATCCACCGCTGCCGGGCCGAGGGCGACGACCGCCTGCGGGCGGCCATCCGGGGCACGGGGGAGGTGGCCCAGGCGGTGACGGCCTCCACGCTCACCACCGTGGCCGTGTTCTTTCCCATGGTCTTCGTGGAAGGCGTGGCCGGCCAGGTCTTCGGCGACCTGGCGCTGGTGGTGGTGTTCTCCCTCAGCGCCTCGCTGGTCTTCGCGCTGACCTTCATCCCCATGCTGGCCGCCCTGGGCGCCCGGGGGGCGGAGGCCGGCGCGCCGGATTCCCCGGCAGACCCAGCGCCGGAGCGGCCCGGCGGTTGGCGCGGGCAGCGGGCCTTGTTGCTGGGCCGGCCGGCGGCCTGGGAGCAGACCCGCCGGTCGGCGCGCTCCCTGAACCAGTGGCGGCGCGCGGGCCGCGCGTGGCGCAGCCTGGCCTGGCTCCCGGCCTGGGGCCTGCTGCTGCTCCGCCTGCCCGTGCTGGTGCTGCTGGACGTGGTGGCGCGCGTTGTGCAGGTACTGGCCTGGGTCTTGACCTTGGGCCTGGCCTGGAGCGGGCGCCGCCTGGGGGCGGCCTTCGGCGGGCTGGGGCGGCTGTTGGAACGGCTGGGCGGACGCTTCGACCGTGGCGGCGCTGGAAATCAGGCCTACCCGCGAACCATGCGGCGCGTGCTGGAGCGGCCCCAAGGTCTGTTGACGGGGGTGCTGTTGCTGCTCGCCTTGGCCGTGGCCCTGCTGCCCCGGCTGGGCCGCGAACTGATTCCCCTCCTGCATCAGGGCGAGTTCTTCGTGGAGGCCGAACTGCCCGTGGGCAGCCCGCTGGAGCGTACGGCCGAGCGGCTGGCCCCGCTGGAGGCCTTCCTGCGCGCCCAGCCGGAAGTGGCCGGCGTGGCGCTGGTTGCCGGGGCCGACACCCAGGGCGGCATCGACACCGAGGGCGGCGAGCACCTGGCGCGGCTGACGGTGCGGCTGAAGGACACGGGCGACCCGCGCGGCGCCGAGGAGCGCGTGCTGGCCCGCCTGCGGCCCTTCCTGCTGAACCTGCCCGACGTGAAGAGCCGCGTGGGCCACCCCGTGCTCTTCAGCTACAAGACGCCCGTGGAGGTCCAGATCACGGGCCACGACCTGGCCGACCTGCGCGCCAGCGCGCGCCGGGTGGCGGCGGCCCTGGCCGACCTGCCCGGGCTGGCCGACCTGCACACCACCTCCGGCGGCGGCAACCCGGAGATCCACGTGCGCTTCCGGCGCGCCGAGCTGGCCCGGCTGGGGCTGGAGCTGCAGAGCGTGGGTGCGTTGCTCCGCCACAAGGTGCTGGGCGAGGTCGAGACCGAATTCCGCGACGTAGAGCAGCGCGTGGACATCCGCGTGCGCCTGCGGCCGGAGGACCTGCTGGGCGTGGAGGACATCCGCGCGCTGATCGTCAACCCCGGCCAGGCCGTGCCCATTCCCCTCTCCGCCGTGGCCGAGGTCTTCCTGAGCGAGGGCCCCAGCGAGATCCGCCGGCTGGAGCAGGAGCGCACGGCGCTGATCCGCGCCAACCTGAGCGGCCTGGATCTGGGCCGGGCGGTGCCCCAGCTGCGCCAGCGCCTGGCCGCCCTGGACTGGCCGGAAGGCCAGCGCTGGGAGGTGACGGGCCAGAGCACTGAGATGCAGCGCAGCCTGTCCAGCCTCTACCTGGCGCTGGCGCTGGCGGTCTTCCTGGTCTACGTGGTGATGGCCAGCCAATTCGAGAGCCTGATCCACCCGCTGGTGATCCTGATGGCCGTGCCACTGGCCTTCTTGGGCGTGGTGCCGGCCCTCTGGCTGCTGGGCGTGCCCGTTTCCATCCTGGTCTTCCTGGGGGCCATCCTGCTGGTGGGCATCGTGGTCAACAACGCCATCCTGCTGGTGGACACCATCAACCTGTTCCGAGGCGAAGGCCTGGAGCGCCGGGAGGCGGTGGTCAAGGCCGGCGCCCAGCGCTTGCGACCCATCCTGATGACCACGCTGACCACCGTGCTGGGCCTGGCGCCGCTGGCCCTGGGCCTGGGGGACGGCGCCGAGCTGCGGCGGCCGATGGCGATCACGGTGATCGTCGGCCTGAGCACCAGCACGCTGCTCACCCTGTTCGTGATTCCCGTCCTCTATGAGTTCGCGGAGACCGCCACGGCGCGCGTGCGGACCTGGCTGGGCCACGCCCGGGAGGCCCGCCCGTGAACCTGCATCGCTGGCTGCCCGAGCTCTCCCTCAAGCGCCCGGTGACCGTGCTCATGCTCTTCCTGGCGCTGGGACTGCTGGGGGCCATCGCCCTGCAGCGCGTCTCCTATGAAATGATGCCCCAGGGTTTCTCTTCGCCCTACATGGGCTTCTGGGTGCCCTATCCCAACTCCACGCCGGAGGAGATCGAGGAGCGCATCGCGCGGCCCTTCGAGGACAACCTGCGCGCCGTGCACGGGATGAAATACCTGGAGAGCAACAGCCAGGCCCACGGCTGCTGGTTCTGGCTGCAGTTCCGCGAGGGCACGGACTTGAACCAGGCCTGGAGCCAGGTGCGGGACTGCATCGACCGCAGCCTGGCGGAGTCCAGCCTGGACATCGAGCGCGTGGTGCTGCGCCGGATGGGCATGGACGACGAGGAGGTCTACTGGTTGGGGATCAGCTCCAGCCTGGACCCGGCCCAGGCCCGCGCGCTGGTGGAGGAGAAGCTCCAGAAACCGATGGAGCGCCTGGACGGCGTGGCCAAGGTGGAACTCTGGGGCGCGGACCTGAAGGACGTGCTCATCGACCTGGACCTGCAGGCCCTGGGCGCCCACGGCGTCAGCGCCTGGCAATTGGTGCAGGCCCTCTCCCGCGACAACCTGGCGCTCTCGCTGGGCACCGTGCGCGAGGGCGACCGGCGGCTGGCCCTGCGCGCCGACGCCCGCTGGCGCAGCCTGGAGGAGATCGCCGACCTGCCGGTGCGCGTGGAGCAGCGCGTGCTACGGCTGGGGGACCTGGCCCACGTGCACCTGGACGTGCCGGAATCGGACTGGATCCAGCGCGTGGACCGGACGGGCGCGCTGATGCTGGGCGTCTCCCGCGAATCCACGGCCAACACCGAGCAGCTCTGCCGCCAGGTGGACGAGATCCTGGCGCAGGCCGGCGCCGATCCGGAACTGGCCGAGCTGCGGATCAGCCCGCTGTTCAGCCAGGGCCGCTACATCCGCGAGTCCATCGACAACCTGAAGGGCAGCGCGCTCTGGGGCGGACTGTTCGCCCTGCTGGTCCTCTACTTCTTCCTGCGGCGCTGGACACCCACCCTGTTGATCACGGCGGCCATCCCCTTTTGCATGCTGATCACCATCGCCAGCATTTACTTCGCCGGCTGGTCGCTGAACATCATCACCATGATGGGCATGATGATCGCGGTGGGCATGGTGGTGGACAACGCCATCGTGGTGATGGAGAGCATCGCCATCACCGATCCGCCGGATCCAGCCCGGGACGGGTCGGGGCGCGCGGGCCTGGCCAACCCGCGCCACGAGACCGTGGTGCGCGGCACGGCGGAAGTCAGTCTGGCGGTGACCGTGGCCACGGGCACGACCATCGTGGTCTTCCTGCCCCTGATGCTGATGAGCGGGAACAGTACGCTCTCCTTCTTCCTGACCCGGATCGGCATGCCCGTGGTGGTCTCGCTGGCCGCCTCGCTCTTGGTGGCCCTGCTCTTCATCCCCCAGCTGGCCGCGCGCCTGCCGCTGAACATGAGCAGCCACGAGCCCCGGCTGGTGCGCTGGGGCCGGCAGCACGCCCAGGGTCTGCTGAGCTTCTCCCTGCGCCACCGTGGCGACGCCAGCCTGGTGGCCCTGTTGGTGCTGTTCAGCATGTCCTTGCCGATGCAAAAAGTCGAAAAAAAGGGCGAGGGCGAAGGCAACGTGGGCGAGTTCCAGGTGATCCTCGACATGCCCGCCGCCTACACGCTGACGGACGCCGACAGCCTGGTGCGCCGCATCGAGCGGATCATCTACGCCCAGGAGAAGCGCTACCGCATCCGCACCGTGACCTCGGGCTTCAGCCGGGCCTGGGGCCAGGTGCACGTCTGGGTGGAGAACGAAAGCGGCCAGAGCTGGTACGCCTACTTCTTCCGCGCGGCGGGCAAGAAGCTGGGTCTCGTCAAACAGGACTGGCTCTCCCGGGACGAGGCGCTGGAGGATCTGCGCAAGCGGCTGCCCAAGGTTCCGGGAGTGGAGATTCGGATGGGCTGGAACGACTTCAGCGAGGAATCGGGCACCACGATTCTCGTGCGCGGCCCGGACACCAATCGTCTGAAGGAACTGGCCGAGGAGGTGCGGCGCCGGCTGGCCTTCGTGGATGGAGTCATCGACACCGAGCTGGACGCCGAGCGCGGACAGGAGGAGCTGGTGCTGGAGCTGGACCGCGAACGGCTGGCGCGCCACGGACTCAGCGGCAGCCAGGTGGCGGGCACGCTGCGCTACGCGCTCTCCGGCGACCAGATCGGCTGGCTGCAGCGCCCGGACCGCGACGTCTCCGTGCTGGTGCGGCTGGCGGAGGACGACCGCGACCAGCTGCACAAGGTTCAGGAACTGGAGCTGGCCGGCCCGGGGGGCAAGGTGCCGCTCGCGCAGGTGGCCACGGTGCGCCACGGCCGCAGCCTGGGCAACGTCCAGCGCACCCAGGGCCAGACCTTCATGCGCGTGAAGGTCTTCGACCAGGGCGGCAAGGACGACGCCTTCCAGGGGCGGCTGCGCGGGGCCTTGGCGGACCTGGCCCTGCCGCCGGGCTACAGCTGGAGCCTGGGGCGCGGCTTCGACCGCTTCGAGGAGCAGGAGCAACAGCAGAACTTCGCCCTGGTGCTGGCCCTGGCCTTCGTCTATCTGCTGATGGGCATGTTGTTCGAATCCTACAGCCTGCCCTTGGTGGTGCTGGGCAGCGTGCCTTTCGCCTTCTTCGGCGCCTGGTGGACGCTCTTCATCACCGGGACACCCTTCGACATCATGGCCGGCATCGGACTGATCATTCTGGTGGGTGTGGTGGTGAACAACGCCATCGTGCTCATCGACCTGGTGGTGCGCCTGCGCGCCGACGGCGTGCCCCGGGACGAGGCGCTGGTGGAGGCCGTGGGCAAGCGCTACCGGCCGGTGATGATGACCGCCCTGACCACGGTCTGCGGCCTGATCCCCATGGCCGTGGGCAACGCGGCCCTGGTGGGCATGCCCTACGCGCCCATGGGTCGCGCCATGGCCGGCGGTCTGATCGCCAGCACCTTCTTCACGCTGGTGGTGGTGCCCCTGCTCTACGTCTGGGTGGACGAGGCGCGCCTCTGGCTGGCGGGGCTGGTCCGGCGGGCGCGGCGGGTCGCGCCGCCCAGCGCCGGCTGAAGCGGGCTCAGGCGGGGGAGACGGGTCGACGCAGGGCGGCCAGCACGATGGGCAGTTGCGCCAGACTATCCAGCCGGCGGATGCCCGGGCCCGTCGGGGTCAGCGGCACGGCGCCCCCTCCCAAAAGCAGCGTGATCTCCGGCGGGAGCAGTTCGCGCAGGCGGGCCAGCTCCAGCGCGAGCGTGGCGTCCACGGGCGGAGTCAGGCTCAGGGCCAGCGCCTGCGCGCCCAGCCGCCGGGCCAGCTGCGCCAACTCCTCCGCCGGCAGGTCCGGCCCCGGATAGACGGCGTCCCAGCCGGCTTCCCCGGCCAGGAGCGCGGCCATCAAAGCTCCCAGTTCGTGGCGTTGTCCGCTGGGTGTCCCGGCCAGCAGGCGCGGGGCGCCGGGTGCCGCCTGGCGCCGGCGCAGCAGGCCTTCCAGCAGGGAGCGCACCGCCACGGTGACCAGATGCTCCTGGCCGATGCGCACCCGCCCCTCCGTCCAGGCCTCCCCCACGTCGCGCAACAGCGGCACCAGCAGGGAATCCAGCAGGGCCGGCAGACTGAGATCCACGCTGGCCCGGTTTAGCTCCCGCCACAAACCCGCCGCGTCGCAGCCGTCCACGCGTCCCAGGCAGCTCGCCAACCGGCGGGCCGGGTCGGGGTCCGCGGCCGCCTGGCTCTCCCCGGCCGGCCGGCGGCTCGCCAGGACAGCCGTGTCCGCCGCGGGATCCGCCGCCGCGGCGGACGGGGCCGTCAACCGCACCAGGGCCTCGCGGTCCAGGGGCACCAGATCACCGATGCGCAGGCCCCGCTCCAGCCCGCCCTTCACCAGCAGCAGGAACTCAACGTCCTGGTCGCTGTAGAGGCGCCGGCCGCTCTCGCTGCGGCCGGGGCGGACCAGGGCGTGGCGCTTCTCCCACGTGCGCAGCAGATCCTGGGACAGGCCCGTGCGCAGGGCGACGGCGGCGATGGTGTGGCGGGGACGTGTGGATGGCGTCATGTCCACAAGAAGGGGAACTGCCCAAGTTTTGTCAAGGAAGACCCGCGGCGGAACGTCTGGTCGGCGGACGCGTCCCGGAGGCAGGGCCTCGCCACTGCTGGAGCATTCCCGAGCGGAAGATGGGATTCCGCCGCCCGGCGTCGCTCTCCTCGAATTCAGTCAAAACATGAACAAAACAAGGGCAAGGTCTTGACAAGACTGAAATCGTCCGCTATGTTGGCTGTCGATCGAAGAACACGACAGCAATACGAAAGGGACGACCATGAACCGCTCGATGTTTGGACTCCTGCTGTTGGCCGGTCTGGCGGGTGGCGTCGAAGCTGCCGCCGACCTGCGCGTGGCCCACCTCAGCCCCGACGCTCCCGCCGTGGATGTCTGGCTGGACAACAGCGTGGCGCTCTCCGGCGTCGCCTGCCCGGCCTTCAGCCCCTACCTGGAAGTGCCCGCCGGGCCGCACCGCGTGCGGGTCTTCGCCACCGGCACCAATCAGAACCCGGTGATCGACGCCACCCTGCCCTTCGTGGACGGACAGGCCCTGACCGTGGCGGCCACCGGCCTGTTGGCGGACGGCAGCTTTGGTCCGGTGGTGATCCCGGACACCCGCGAGGTGTCCCCCACCCAGGCCTGGGTGAGGTTCTCCCACAGCGCGGCGGACGCCCCGGCGGTGGACATCACGCTGCCCGACGGCACGGTGCTGTTCGGCGACGTGGTCTTCAACGAGAGCACGGGCTATCTGCCCGTTGCCCCCGGATCCTACGACCTGCAGGTGCGCCTGGCCGGCAGCTCAACGGTCGTACTGGCCTTCCAGCCCGTGGCGCTGAGCGCGGGCACGACCTTGAGCGTGTTCGCCACCGGCACGCTGGCGGCAGGCACGCTGGGCGCACTGGCCGCCGTGGACGCCCCGGGCGACGGCAGCACCTTTCTGACCCTGGAGTCGGCGGGCACCCACCTGCGCGTGGCGCATCTCAGCCCCGACGCGCCGGCTGTGGACGTCTGGCTGGACGGAGCGGCCGTCCTGACAGGCGTTCTCTACCCGGCCTTCAGCCCCTACCTGGACATCCCCGGCGGCAGCCACCACGTGCAGGTCTACGTCGCGGGCACCAACCAGAACCCGGTGATCGACGCCACGCTGGACTTCACCCCGGGCAGCGTCACCACGGTGGCGGCCACGGGCCTGCTGGGCGACGGCAGTTTCGGTCCCCTGGTCCTGACGGACACGCGGCAGACCTCGCCCACGGAGGCCTGGGTGCGCTTCGTCCACGCGGCCGGCGACGCCCCGGCGGTGGACATCACGCTGCCCGACGGCACGGTCCTGTTCGGCGACGTGGTCTTCAACGAGAGCCTGGCGTACCTGCCCGTCGCCCCGGGCTCCTACGGCCTGCAGGTGCGCCTGGCCGGCAGCTCCACCGTGGTGCTGAACTTCCTGCCCGTGGAGCTGAGCGCGGGCACAACCCTGAGTGTGTTCGCCACCGGCTCGCTGGCGGCGGGTACGCTGGGCGCGCTGGTGGCCATCGACTCCCCGGGGGACGGCAGCCAGACCCTGTGGCTGGAGCAGGCCAGCGCCGTGGTGGCCGGCGGCGGTCGTCCGCTGGGCCTGGAGTTGGGCAGCGCCTATCCCAATCCTTTCAATCCGCGCACCACGCTGGGCTTCCGGCTGGACCGCGCGCAGCAGGTGCGCCTGTCCGTCTACAACAGCCTGGGCCAGACCGTGGCCGTGCTGCAGGACGGCCTGCTGGGGGCGGGTGAGCACGCTCGCAGCTGGGATGCCGCCGGCGTTCCCTCGGGCCTGTATTACGCGCAGCTGGAGGGCCAGGGCCTGAGCCAGGTGCGCGCCCTGACCCTGATCAAGTAGGACTCTCTTCCATCCGTCATGGCTGTGGCCCCGTTCGCTCGGCGAACGGGGCCGCTCGATGTTTGGCAGATTCCTGCCGGACAAGGGGGAGCGACCATGCAGGTGCGAAGCGCCCGGCCGGAGGATCTGGCGGCGATCACGGCCATCTACAACGAGCAGGTCCTGCACGGCACGGCGACCTTCGACACGGAGCCGCGGGATGCCGCCGCGGCGCGGGAGTGGCTCGCCGCCCACGGCGGGACGCTTCATCCCGTGTTGGTGGCGGAAGAGAACGGGGAGCTGGCCGCCTGGGCCAGCCTGACGGCCTGGTCGCCCCGGGGGGCCTACGCCCGCACCGTGGAGGCTTCGGTCTTCGTCGCGGCCGAGCAGCGGCGCCGGGGCCTGGGGCGGTTGCTGACCGTTGCCCTGGAAGACGCGGCGCGCCGGGCCGGCCACCGGGTGATCCTGGGGCGCATCGAGGCCGGCAACGCCGCCAGCCTGGAGTTGTTCGCCCGGGCCGGCTACCGGACAGTGGGAGTGATGCATCAGGTGGGGGTGAAATTCGGCCGTCACCTGGATGTAGTGCTGGTGGAACGGATCTTGACGGAGGAGGAGGAAGGATGAGCATGGAACAAGGACGGCGGCGGGCGCTGGTGACCGGTGCTTCGCGGGGAATCGGTCGGGAGATCGCCCGGGTGCTGGCGGAGGACGGCGTGGCCGTGGCCGTCCACTACTCGGCCAGCGAGGAGCGGGCCCGCGAACTGCTGGCCTCGTTGCCCGGCACGGGCCACGTGCTGCTGCAGGCCGACCTGGCCGACGAGGCCCAGGCGGCGGCCCTGGCGCCGCGCGCCGCCCAGGCCCTGGGCGGGCTGGACATCCTGGTGAACAACGCGGGGATTTTCCGCGAGCACCCGGTGCGTGAAATGGACGCCTCCGAATGGGCCGCCCGCTGGAAGGAGATCCTGGCCGTCAACCTGCTGGCCCCGGCCCTGCTGATTCACGCGGCCCGGACCTTTCTGGCG harbors:
- a CDS encoding SDR family oxidoreductase gives rise to the protein MSMEQGRRRALVTGASRGIGREIARVLAEDGVAVAVHYSASEERARELLASLPGTGHVLLQADLADEAQAAALAPRAAQALGGLDILVNNAGIFREHPVREMDASEWAARWKEILAVNLLAPALLIHAARTFLAAAGGGYIVNIGSRGAFRGEPTAPAYGASKAGLHGLGQYMAVALAPDKIYVVNLAPGFVETEMAREALQGERGVATRGQSPHQRVARSEEIAETVRFVVSGRADWLTGGTIDLNGASYLRS
- a CDS encoding efflux RND transporter permease subunit is translated as MSPLPEPADPLQRHGFVAFITSRPVAVTMLVLAVMVFGLISMQRLPLTLMPDISYPSITLRTVWEGAAPEEVEQFISRPIEQAMGVVAGKVSISSLSRAGQSDVVVEFGWDNDMDLSIQDLREKLETVRLPDDAERPLILRYDPALDPVLRVGLTWQDGAGDESALRSLRLLGEERVKLELEKLPGVAAVKVKGGLEEEIRVELDEAELSLRGLDIQSISRQLASENVNLAGGNLKEGRSEYVVRVLSEFKSLAEIADTRLRTADGAFITLGDIATIRRTGRDAETLTRVEGRPAVEIEIHKEADANVVRVAASLRKRLFGQDKPGTAGLPADSSQAAAAEKSSGRPGKGGPPQPMGPEPLAKQLGGQGVALSLLADQSTFIQGSLDELRSNAVQGGLLAVLILFLFLRSVGPTLIVALTIPLSIVATFGPMQLSSLSLNVMSLGGLALGIGMLVDNAIVVLESIHRCRAEGDDRLRAAIRGTGEVAQAVTASTLTTVAVFFPMVFVEGVAGQVFGDLALVVVFSLSASLVFALTFIPMLAALGARGAEAGAPDSPADPAPERPGGWRGQRALLLGRPAAWEQTRRSARSLNQWRRAGRAWRSLAWLPAWGLLLLRLPVLVLLDVVARVVQVLAWVLTLGLAWSGRRLGAAFGGLGRLLERLGGRFDRGGAGNQAYPRTMRRVLERPQGLLTGVLLLLALAVALLPRLGRELIPLLHQGEFFVEAELPVGSPLERTAERLAPLEAFLRAQPEVAGVALVAGADTQGGIDTEGGEHLARLTVRLKDTGDPRGAEERVLARLRPFLLNLPDVKSRVGHPVLFSYKTPVEVQITGHDLADLRASARRVAAALADLPGLADLHTTSGGGNPEIHVRFRRAELARLGLELQSVGALLRHKVLGEVETEFRDVEQRVDIRVRLRPEDLLGVEDIRALIVNPGQAVPIPLSAVAEVFLSEGPSEIRRLEQERTALIRANLSGLDLGRAVPQLRQRLAALDWPEGQRWEVTGQSTEMQRSLSSLYLALALAVFLVYVVMASQFESLIHPLVILMAVPLAFLGVVPALWLLGVPVSILVFLGAILLVGIVVNNAILLVDTINLFRGEGLERREAVVKAGAQRLRPILMTTLTTVLGLAPLALGLGDGAELRRPMAITVIVGLSTSTLLTLFVIPVLYEFAETATARVRTWLGHAREARP
- a CDS encoding N-acetyltransferase family protein codes for the protein MQVRSARPEDLAAITAIYNEQVLHGTATFDTEPRDAAAAREWLAAHGGTLHPVLVAEENGELAAWASLTAWSPRGAYARTVEASVFVAAEQRRRGLGRLLTVALEDAARRAGHRVILGRIEAGNAASLELFARAGYRTVGVMHQVGVKFGRHLDVVLVERILTEEEEG
- a CDS encoding MerR family transcriptional regulator, giving the protein MTPSTRPRHTIAAVALRTGLSQDLLRTWEKRHALVRPGRSESGRRLYSDQDVEFLLLVKGGLERGLRIGDLVPLDREALVRLTAPSAAAADPAADTAVLASRRPAGESQAAADPDPARRLASCLGRVDGCDAAGLWRELNRASVDLSLPALLDSLLVPLLRDVGEAWTEGRVRIGQEHLVTVAVRSLLEGLLRRRQAAPGAPRLLAGTPSGQRHELGALMAALLAGEAGWDAVYPGPDLPAEELAQLARRLGAQALALSLTPPVDATLALELARLRELLPPEITLLLGGGAVPLTPTGPGIRRLDSLAQLPIVLAALRRPVSPA
- a CDS encoding DUF4397 domain-containing protein, giving the protein MNRSMFGLLLLAGLAGGVEAAADLRVAHLSPDAPAVDVWLDNSVALSGVACPAFSPYLEVPAGPHRVRVFATGTNQNPVIDATLPFVDGQALTVAATGLLADGSFGPVVIPDTREVSPTQAWVRFSHSAADAPAVDITLPDGTVLFGDVVFNESTGYLPVAPGSYDLQVRLAGSSTVVLAFQPVALSAGTTLSVFATGTLAAGTLGALAAVDAPGDGSTFLTLESAGTHLRVAHLSPDAPAVDVWLDGAAVLTGVLYPAFSPYLDIPGGSHHVQVYVAGTNQNPVIDATLDFTPGSVTTVAATGLLGDGSFGPLVLTDTRQTSPTEAWVRFVHAAGDAPAVDITLPDGTVLFGDVVFNESLAYLPVAPGSYGLQVRLAGSSTVVLNFLPVELSAGTTLSVFATGSLAAGTLGALVAIDSPGDGSQTLWLEQASAVVAGGGRPLGLELGSAYPNPFNPRTTLGFRLDRAQQVRLSVYNSLGQTVAVLQDGLLGAGEHARSWDAAGVPSGLYYAQLEGQGLSQVRALTLIK
- a CDS encoding efflux RND transporter permease subunit, with the translated sequence MNLHRWLPELSLKRPVTVLMLFLALGLLGAIALQRVSYEMMPQGFSSPYMGFWVPYPNSTPEEIEERIARPFEDNLRAVHGMKYLESNSQAHGCWFWLQFREGTDLNQAWSQVRDCIDRSLAESSLDIERVVLRRMGMDDEEVYWLGISSSLDPAQARALVEEKLQKPMERLDGVAKVELWGADLKDVLIDLDLQALGAHGVSAWQLVQALSRDNLALSLGTVREGDRRLALRADARWRSLEEIADLPVRVEQRVLRLGDLAHVHLDVPESDWIQRVDRTGALMLGVSRESTANTEQLCRQVDEILAQAGADPELAELRISPLFSQGRYIRESIDNLKGSALWGGLFALLVLYFFLRRWTPTLLITAAIPFCMLITIASIYFAGWSLNIITMMGMMIAVGMVVDNAIVVMESIAITDPPDPARDGSGRAGLANPRHETVVRGTAEVSLAVTVATGTTIVVFLPLMLMSGNSTLSFFLTRIGMPVVVSLAASLLVALLFIPQLAARLPLNMSSHEPRLVRWGRQHAQGLLSFSLRHRGDASLVALLVLFSMSLPMQKVEKKGEGEGNVGEFQVILDMPAAYTLTDADSLVRRIERIIYAQEKRYRIRTVTSGFSRAWGQVHVWVENESGQSWYAYFFRAAGKKLGLVKQDWLSRDEALEDLRKRLPKVPGVEIRMGWNDFSEESGTTILVRGPDTNRLKELAEEVRRRLAFVDGVIDTELDAERGQEELVLELDRERLARHGLSGSQVAGTLRYALSGDQIGWLQRPDRDVSVLVRLAEDDRDQLHKVQELELAGPGGKVPLAQVATVRHGRSLGNVQRTQGQTFMRVKVFDQGGKDDAFQGRLRGALADLALPPGYSWSLGRGFDRFEEQEQQQNFALVLALAFVYLLMGMLFESYSLPLVVLGSVPFAFFGAWWTLFITGTPFDIMAGIGLIILVGVVVNNAIVLIDLVVRLRADGVPRDEALVEAVGKRYRPVMMTALTTVCGLIPMAVGNAALVGMPYAPMGRAMAGGLIASTFFTLVVVPLLYVWVDEARLWLAGLVRRARRVAPPSAG